Sequence from the Magnetococcales bacterium genome:
GTCCGCCGCCGAAAAACAGCCGGGGAAGTCGGGGACGGTCACGCCGTGGGCGTGGTCCTGGTCGCCTGGATGGACGTACACGGGATAAAGCATGTTCACCTCCACTCCCAACCGGCTTGCCGAAAGATGTTCCTCGCCGCTCCCAATGCCAGATCCTTGCGGGGGTGCGGAACCACCACATGACCGGGTTTCAGGGGATGCCTGAATTTTTGATGGCTCCCCTTGCCGCCCACCAATTCCCAGCCCTCGGCAAGAAGTCGCTTGATGATGTCCGCGCTGTTCATATTGTGTAGCTTTACACATTCAGAGGGGAGAGGGAAGAAAATCGTTCACGGGGAATGATCAACGCACCTTTTTGAGGGGGATCACTTCGGCCTTGTCGCCGTT
This genomic interval carries:
- a CDS encoding type II toxin-antitoxin system HicA family toxin, translating into MNSADIIKRLLAEGWELVGGKGSHQKFRHPLKPGHVVVPHPRKDLALGAARNIFRQAGWEWR